In the genome of Rhodococcus sp. SBT000017, one region contains:
- the rho gene encoding transcription termination factor Rho: MVLTELRSLAGELGIKSVSGMRKGDLIAAISERQSGSAPAKSDAPKSDAPKSDAPRSRRAAASAPAVEDRPAAEAAPKQSAPEVPSSDAPATQSSDSADAAPETGRRTRGRRAAGRRAGAPDQLPLDDSNDSAGSAPAATDSPAAAPQAEKSDETGDSAATERPRRSRGERNRQDGSEREPRDADGNRDNANRESGSRNQGDRDGSNRESGNRDNGNRNQGDRDNSNRDGGGRNQGGRNRNQGDGRNDNRNEDRNNGPRDNRDNNQDDDGEGRGRRGRRFRERRRGRDRGEGNEGGGGRERDTEIREDDVLQPVAGILDVLDNYAFVRTSGYLAGPNDVYVSMNLVRKNGLRRGDAVTGAVRVAREGEQSGQRQKFNPLVRLDTVNGGEVEAARKRPEFGKLTPLYPNQRLRLETQQNILTTRIIDLVMPIGKGQRALIVSPPKAGKTSVLQAIANAIAINNPECYLMVILVDERPEEVTDMQRSVKGEVIASTFDRPPGDHTAVAELAIERAKRLVEAGQDVVVLLDSITRLGRAYNNSSPASGRILSGGVDSTALYPPKRFLGAARNIEHGGSLTIIATAMVETGSTGDTVIFEEFKGTGNAELKLDRKIAERRVFPAVDINPSSTRHDELLLAPDEAAVVHKLRRVLSGLDSHQAIDLLVDRLKKSKNNLEFLMEVSKTAPGGNND; this comes from the coding sequence ATGGTTCTCACCGAGCTGCGCAGCCTCGCTGGTGAACTCGGTATCAAGAGCGTTTCCGGTATGCGCAAGGGCGATCTGATCGCTGCGATTTCCGAGCGTCAGTCGGGCAGCGCACCGGCCAAGTCGGACGCGCCGAAATCCGACGCACCGAAATCCGACGCACCCCGGTCGCGTCGTGCCGCTGCATCCGCGCCTGCCGTCGAAGATCGGCCGGCAGCCGAGGCGGCACCGAAGCAGTCGGCTCCCGAAGTGCCGTCCTCGGACGCACCCGCGACGCAATCGAGCGATTCTGCCGATGCGGCTCCCGAGACGGGTCGCCGGACACGCGGACGTCGTGCCGCAGGTCGGCGCGCCGGTGCTCCCGATCAACTCCCACTCGACGACAGCAACGATTCGGCCGGATCCGCTCCCGCGGCGACCGATTCGCCCGCAGCCGCGCCGCAGGCCGAGAAGTCGGACGAGACCGGCGACAGCGCCGCCACCGAGCGGCCCCGTCGTAGCCGCGGCGAACGTAACCGCCAGGACGGGTCGGAGCGCGAACCGCGTGACGCCGACGGCAACCGCGACAACGCGAACCGTGAGTCCGGAAGCCGCAATCAAGGCGACCGGGACGGCTCCAACCGCGAGAGCGGCAATCGTGACAACGGAAACCGCAATCAGGGTGACCGGGACAACTCGAACCGCGACGGCGGCGGTCGCAATCAGGGCGGTCGCAATCGCAATCAGGGCGACGGTCGCAACGACAACCGCAACGAGGATCGCAACAACGGTCCGCGCGACAACCGCGACAACAACCAGGACGACGACGGCGAAGGCCGCGGACGTCGGGGACGTCGGTTCCGTGAACGCCGTCGCGGACGCGACCGTGGCGAAGGCAACGAGGGTGGCGGTGGCCGCGAGCGCGACACCGAGATTCGCGAGGACGATGTTCTTCAGCCGGTAGCCGGCATCCTCGACGTGCTCGACAACTACGCGTTCGTCCGCACTTCCGGCTACCTCGCCGGACCCAACGACGTCTACGTGTCGATGAACCTCGTGCGCAAGAACGGCCTTCGACGCGGCGACGCGGTGACCGGCGCAGTTCGAGTGGCACGCGAAGGCGAGCAGTCCGGTCAGCGGCAGAAGTTCAACCCGCTCGTGCGTCTGGACACCGTCAACGGGGGAGAGGTCGAGGCCGCGCGCAAGCGTCCGGAATTCGGCAAGCTCACCCCGCTGTACCCCAATCAGCGGCTGCGCCTCGAGACGCAGCAGAACATCCTGACCACACGCATCATCGACTTGGTGATGCCGATCGGCAAGGGCCAACGCGCGCTCATCGTCAGCCCGCCGAAGGCAGGTAAGACGAGCGTTCTGCAGGCCATCGCCAACGCGATCGCGATCAACAATCCCGAGTGTTATCTGATGGTCATCCTCGTCGACGAGCGTCCCGAGGAAGTGACGGATATGCAGCGCTCCGTCAAGGGCGAGGTCATCGCGTCGACGTTCGACCGGCCACCGGGCGACCACACCGCCGTGGCCGAGCTGGCGATCGAACGGGCCAAGCGCCTGGTCGAAGCCGGCCAGGACGTGGTGGTTCTGCTCGACTCGATCACCCGTCTGGGACGTGCGTACAACAACAGCTCGCCCGCATCCGGCCGAATCCTGTCCGGTGGTGTCGACTCGACCGCGCTGTACCCGCCGAAGCGATTCCTCGGTGCGGCTCGAAACATCGAGCACGGTGGATCGCTGACGATCATCGCCACGGCCATGGTCGAAACCGGATCCACCGGCGACACCGTGATCTTCGAGGAGTTCAAGGGCACCGGCAACGCCGAGCTCAAGCTCGATCGCAAGATCGCCGAACGCCGCGTGTTCCCGGCCGTCGACATCAACCCGTCGAGCACCCGCCACGACGAGCTGCTCCTTGCTCCCGACGAGGCTGCCGTTGTGCACAAGCTACGGCGCGTGTTGTCCGGACTCGACTCGCATCAGGCCATCGACCTGCTGGTCGATCGCCTGAAGAAGAGCAAGAACAACCTGGAATTCCTCATGGAGGTCTCCAAGACCGCGCCGGGCGGCAACAACGACTGA
- the prfA gene encoding peptide chain release factor 1 yields the protein MARTDKPSAIDDILAEHSGLEQQLADPALHNDPSAARRAGKRFAELAPIMSAHTKLTSAQDDLEAARELAADDSSFAAEIPDLEATVLQLEQTLTDLLAPRDPHDGEDIVMEVKSGEGGEESALFAADLARMYVRYAERRGWRVEVLDANVSDLGGYKDATLSIKTKDPLDGVWARLKFEGGVHRVQRVPVTESQGRVHTSAAGILVYPEPDEVEEVQIDETDLRIDVYRSSGKGGQGVNTTDSAVRLTHLPTGIVVTCQNERSQLQNKARAMQVLAARLQAAAEEAANEEASAGRASQVRTVDRSERIRTYNYPENRITDHRIGFKAHNLDALLDGEMDALLDALAKADRDARMQAE from the coding sequence ATGGCGAGAACAGACAAGCCTTCGGCCATCGACGACATCCTTGCCGAACACTCCGGACTCGAGCAGCAACTCGCCGACCCAGCTCTGCACAACGATCCGTCCGCTGCCCGCAGAGCAGGCAAGAGATTCGCCGAACTGGCCCCCATCATGTCCGCGCACACCAAGCTGACCTCCGCGCAGGACGACCTCGAAGCCGCGCGTGAGTTGGCGGCCGACGATTCGTCGTTCGCGGCCGAGATTCCCGATCTCGAGGCGACCGTGTTGCAGCTCGAGCAGACTCTGACCGACCTGCTGGCACCACGTGACCCGCACGACGGCGAGGACATCGTGATGGAGGTCAAGTCGGGTGAGGGTGGCGAGGAATCGGCGCTCTTCGCAGCCGATCTCGCGCGGATGTACGTGCGCTACGCCGAACGCCGCGGGTGGCGGGTCGAAGTCCTCGACGCGAACGTCTCGGACCTGGGTGGATACAAGGACGCGACCCTGTCGATCAAGACCAAGGATCCACTCGACGGCGTCTGGGCCCGGTTGAAGTTCGAGGGTGGGGTCCACCGCGTGCAGCGGGTACCGGTCACCGAATCACAGGGACGCGTGCACACCTCTGCGGCCGGAATTCTCGTGTATCCCGAACCGGACGAGGTCGAAGAAGTTCAGATCGACGAAACCGACTTGCGCATCGACGTGTATCGCTCGTCCGGCAAGGGCGGCCAGGGCGTCAACACCACCGACTCCGCGGTCCGGCTCACGCACCTTCCCACGGGCATCGTGGTCACCTGCCAGAACGAGCGCTCGCAGTTGCAGAACAAGGCGCGTGCGATGCAGGTTCTCGCCGCTCGCCTGCAGGCGGCCGCTGAGGAAGCGGCCAACGAAGAGGCCTCGGCCGGACGAGCCAGCCAGGTGCGCACCGTCGACCGCTCGGAGCGGATCAGAACCTACAACTACCCCGAGAACCGCATCACCGATCACCGCATCGGGTTCAAGGCGCACAATCTCGACGCCCTGCTCGACGGCGAGATGGATGCGTTGCTCGACGCGCTCGCCAAGGCGGACCGCGACGCGCGCATGCAAGCAGAGTAA
- the thrB gene encoding homoserine kinase, whose amino-acid sequence MTTTLPIGLTVTARVPASSANIGPGFDSLGIALGLYDEIEVTTTASGLRIHVDGEGSADVPWGPTHLVVRAIERGLEAAGVWADGLDVHCRNVIPHSRGLGSSASAVVGGLAAANALAAKVDPSLALSEGQLVQLSSEFEGHPDNASASCLGGAVVSWSEPPNASVTARNYAAVRLEVHPSIKVVVLIPSERSSTSHTRGLLPELVPHRDAAFNVSRSALAVVALTERPDLLMSATEDLLHQGQRAQALPDTTRWIATLRARSIAAVVSGAGPTVMALCTEEFPADLREAASAEGWRVLDLDVADGVTVA is encoded by the coding sequence ATGACGACGACACTCCCCATCGGGCTCACGGTCACCGCGCGCGTTCCGGCGTCCAGTGCCAACATCGGACCCGGATTCGACAGTCTCGGAATCGCTTTGGGGCTGTACGACGAGATCGAGGTCACGACCACCGCGTCGGGACTTCGAATTCACGTCGACGGTGAGGGTTCGGCGGACGTGCCGTGGGGTCCGACGCATCTGGTGGTGCGCGCCATCGAGCGGGGACTCGAAGCTGCCGGAGTGTGGGCCGACGGTTTGGATGTCCACTGCCGCAACGTGATTCCGCATTCGAGGGGGCTCGGTTCCTCCGCGTCGGCTGTGGTCGGTGGCCTGGCTGCCGCCAATGCGCTGGCCGCGAAAGTTGATCCGTCGCTCGCGCTGTCGGAGGGCCAGCTCGTCCAGCTGTCGTCGGAGTTCGAGGGTCATCCCGACAACGCGTCGGCGAGTTGCCTCGGCGGTGCGGTCGTGTCCTGGAGCGAACCGCCCAATGCCAGTGTGACGGCGCGGAACTACGCAGCCGTGCGGCTCGAGGTGCACCCGAGCATCAAGGTCGTCGTGCTCATACCGTCCGAACGCTCGTCGACGTCGCACACCCGGGGACTGTTGCCCGAGTTGGTGCCCCATCGTGACGCGGCCTTCAATGTCAGCCGAAGTGCACTTGCGGTGGTGGCGCTGACCGAGCGTCCTGATCTGTTGATGTCCGCGACGGAGGACCTGCTGCATCAAGGCCAGCGCGCCCAGGCGTTGCCCGACACCACTCGCTGGATCGCCACCTTGCGTGCGCGGTCCATCGCAGCCGTGGTGTCCGGCGCGGGCCCGACGGTCATGGCGCTGTGCACCGAGGAGTTTCCGGCCGATCTGCGTGAGGCTGCATCGGCCGAGGGGTGGCGGGTGCTCGACCTCGACGTGGCCGACGGAGTCACCGTCGCGTGA
- the thrC gene encoding threonine synthase translates to MSVHTPWPGLIEAYRSRLAIGPDWKTVTLREGGTPLLPAGHLSELTGCTVHLKVEGLNPTGSFKDRGMTMAVTDALARGQEAVLCASTGNTSASAAAYAAKAGMSCAVLVPQGKIAMGKLAQAVMHGAKIIQVQGNFDDCLELARKTTAEFPTIGLVNSVNPVRIEGQKTAAFEICDALGDAPDIHALPVGNAGNITAYWRGYSEYFRDGLTTRKPRMLGVQAAGAAPLVHGAPVKDPETIATAIRIGSPASWNGAVNAKEESNGAFRAATDEEILEAYRLIAKTEGVFVEPASAASVAGLLAARKEGWLEPGLTVVCTVTGNGLKDPDTALSGMPVVEPISVDPVAVAAALELA, encoded by the coding sequence ATGAGCGTCCACACCCCCTGGCCCGGTCTGATCGAGGCGTACCGCTCGCGTCTGGCGATCGGCCCGGATTGGAAGACCGTCACGTTGCGCGAGGGCGGCACCCCGCTGTTGCCGGCCGGGCACCTGTCCGAACTGACCGGGTGCACAGTGCATCTGAAGGTCGAGGGACTCAACCCCACCGGCTCCTTCAAGGACCGCGGGATGACCATGGCCGTCACCGACGCGCTCGCCCGAGGCCAGGAAGCCGTTCTCTGCGCCTCGACCGGCAACACCTCGGCCTCCGCGGCCGCCTATGCGGCCAAGGCCGGAATGAGCTGTGCCGTACTGGTTCCGCAGGGCAAGATCGCCATGGGCAAGCTCGCTCAGGCAGTCATGCACGGAGCCAAGATCATTCAGGTGCAGGGCAACTTCGACGATTGCCTCGAACTGGCCCGCAAGACCACGGCCGAGTTCCCGACCATCGGTCTGGTCAACTCCGTGAACCCCGTCCGCATCGAAGGCCAGAAGACCGCGGCCTTCGAGATCTGCGACGCCCTCGGCGACGCACCGGACATCCATGCACTGCCGGTCGGCAACGCAGGCAACATCACCGCGTACTGGCGCGGCTACTCGGAGTACTTCCGTGACGGTCTCACCACGCGCAAGCCGCGGATGCTCGGAGTCCAGGCCGCAGGCGCCGCTCCTCTGGTTCACGGTGCGCCGGTGAAGGATCCGGAAACGATCGCCACCGCGATCCGGATCGGCTCGCCCGCATCCTGGAACGGTGCCGTCAACGCCAAGGAAGAATCGAACGGAGCATTCCGCGCAGCGACCGACGAGGAAATCCTCGAGGCGTACCGATTGATCGCGAAGACCGAGGGCGTGTTCGTCGAGCCCGCCTCCGCGGCCAGCGTCGCCGGTCTGCTCGCAGCTCGGAAGGAAGGCTGGCTGGAACCGGGCCTGACCGTCGTGTGCACGGTCACCGGAAACGGCCTCAAGGATCCCGACACAGCGCTGTCGGGAATGCCTGTCGTAGAACCCATCTCGGTCGATCCCGTCGCTGTCGCGGCTGCGCTCGAGCTGGCCTGA
- a CDS encoding L-threonylcarbamoyladenylate synthase, which yields MSTVYDCREADARAAGLTAARGALKSGRLVVMPTDTLYGIAADAFDGSAVTDLLRAKGRGRDMPVPVLVGSWNTIDGLVQSVRPRTRDLIRAFWPGALSVVVQQAPSLAWDLGDAQGTVMLRMPLHPVALELLREVGPLAVSSANISGSPPATTVTEARDQLGGSAAVYLDGGPADHAVASTIIDLTSDRARILRVGAIPTEKIAEVLGVTAESLVPGAS from the coding sequence GTGAGTACCGTCTACGACTGCCGTGAAGCCGACGCGCGCGCTGCCGGATTGACCGCTGCCCGCGGTGCCCTGAAGTCCGGCCGACTCGTCGTCATGCCTACCGACACCCTGTACGGGATCGCCGCCGATGCATTCGACGGCAGCGCTGTCACGGATCTGCTGCGGGCCAAGGGCAGGGGACGCGATATGCCGGTTCCCGTGCTCGTCGGTTCGTGGAACACCATCGACGGCCTGGTCCAGAGTGTCCGGCCACGCACCCGAGACCTGATTCGTGCCTTCTGGCCCGGCGCACTGAGCGTCGTGGTGCAGCAGGCTCCATCCTTGGCCTGGGATCTGGGTGACGCCCAGGGCACCGTCATGTTGCGGATGCCGCTGCACCCGGTTGCACTCGAGCTGTTGCGCGAGGTCGGCCCGCTCGCAGTGTCCAGTGCCAACATCTCCGGCAGTCCACCCGCCACCACCGTGACGGAGGCGCGAGATCAACTCGGCGGCTCGGCGGCGGTCTACCTGGACGGGGGACCGGCCGATCACGCGGTGGCGTCGACCATCATCGATCTGACGAGCGATCGAGCACGAATTCTCCGGGTCGGTGCCATTCCCACCGAGAAGATTGCCGAGGTTCTCGGTGTCACCGCCGAAAGCCTGGTTCCGGGAGCGTCCTGA
- the lysA gene encoding diaminopimelate decarboxylase translates to MSAHPAGPKHADAPAKESMSHRPADASEMTALPEQVWPRNAERGEDGTVRLAGVSVTDLAEQYGTPLFVIDEDDFRSRCREMAAAFGAPERVHYASKAFLCGEVARWVADEGLSLDICSGGELAIALAAGFPADRIAMHGNNKSVAELEAGVRAGVEHVVLDSNIEIDRLDGVAGAAGVVQDVLIRITVGVEAHTHEFIATAHEDQKFGFSLADGSALDAVRRVFAADNLRLVGLHSHIGSQIFEVDGFELAAHKVIGLLRDIVSEFGVDKTAQISTLDLGGGMGISYVPSDDPPPVEQLAAKLTAIVETESAAVGLPVPTIAVEPGRAIAGPGTVTLYEVGTIKDVTVDKSTRRRYISVDGGMSDNIRTSLYQAEYDCRLVSRSSDADAVVARVVGKHCESGDIVIKNTWMPADVGPGDLLAVAATGAYCYSMSSRYNLLTRPAVVAVKDGHSRLILRRETIEDLLSLEVQP, encoded by the coding sequence GTGAGCGCACATCCGGCGGGACCCAAGCATGCCGATGCCCCCGCGAAAGAGTCGATGTCCCATCGCCCGGCCGACGCGTCGGAGATGACGGCGCTGCCCGAGCAGGTGTGGCCCCGCAACGCCGAGCGCGGTGAGGACGGCACCGTCCGTCTCGCCGGAGTGTCGGTCACCGATCTCGCGGAGCAGTACGGCACACCGTTGTTCGTCATCGACGAGGACGACTTCCGTTCGCGCTGCCGTGAAATGGCCGCCGCATTCGGGGCACCCGAACGAGTGCACTACGCCTCCAAGGCTTTCCTGTGCGGTGAGGTCGCACGCTGGGTCGCCGACGAAGGGCTCTCACTCGACATCTGCTCCGGAGGCGAGTTGGCCATCGCATTGGCCGCCGGATTCCCGGCTGATCGAATTGCCATGCACGGCAACAACAAATCGGTCGCCGAGCTCGAGGCGGGCGTGCGCGCAGGCGTCGAGCATGTGGTTCTCGACTCCAACATCGAGATCGACCGTCTCGACGGTGTCGCCGGCGCAGCCGGTGTGGTGCAGGACGTTCTGATTCGCATCACCGTCGGGGTCGAAGCGCATACGCACGAGTTCATCGCCACCGCGCACGAGGATCAGAAATTCGGATTCTCGCTCGCCGACGGCTCTGCGCTCGACGCTGTTCGGCGTGTGTTCGCTGCCGACAACCTTCGCCTCGTGGGACTGCACAGTCACATCGGTTCGCAGATATTCGAGGTCGACGGCTTCGAGCTGGCGGCGCACAAGGTGATCGGGCTGCTGCGAGACATCGTCTCGGAGTTCGGCGTCGACAAGACCGCACAGATCTCGACTCTGGATCTCGGTGGCGGCATGGGTATTTCGTACGTGCCGAGTGACGATCCGCCCCCGGTGGAGCAGCTCGCGGCGAAGTTGACCGCTATCGTGGAGACGGAGTCCGCCGCAGTGGGACTGCCTGTTCCGACGATCGCCGTCGAGCCCGGCCGCGCCATCGCCGGACCGGGCACTGTCACGCTCTACGAGGTCGGCACGATCAAGGATGTCACCGTCGACAAGTCGACGCGCAGGCGCTACATCAGCGTCGACGGCGGCATGAGCGACAACATTCGCACCTCGCTGTACCAGGCCGAATACGACTGTCGATTGGTCTCGCGCTCGAGCGATGCCGATGCCGTCGTGGCTCGGGTGGTCGGAAAGCATTGCGAGAGCGGCGACATCGTCATCAAGAACACATGGATGCCGGCAGACGTCGGGCCGGGTGACCTGCTCGCGGTAGCGGCCACCGGGGCCTACTGCTACTCCATGTCCAGTCGCTACAACCTGCTGACGCGGCCCGCTGTGGTTGCGGTCAAGGACGGGCACTCGCGCCTGATCCTGCGGCGGGAAACCATCGAAGATCTGCTCAGCTTGGAGGTTCAGCCATGA
- a CDS encoding SHOCT domain-containing protein, which translates to MNQPLTPAGENAVSELSSRYGVSTDAVRTMLDAVNNGRGTMAQFNIPELGGSGQWMRGGMTMVGNMFDHGLKSRVDGLCRDLSAVLAQHQVYPPRETGNSSFGGNSFGGGSWWPSDLGAPSSSGGQNGSQYAVFPGSRRLAVLVGGELAVYDTLDHSIGGVQQQQGGGPGSLEFTSQYGTFTAGSLPRVDQQSSGTNSQNQAAPQAAPQSYTQPSSSQQSSNQTPQSNPSGVDISDITAAIEALAGLHAKGFLTDDEFYAKKSELLGRV; encoded by the coding sequence ATGAACCAGCCCCTGACCCCCGCAGGCGAGAACGCCGTGTCCGAGCTGTCGTCGCGCTACGGCGTCTCGACCGACGCCGTCCGCACGATGCTCGACGCCGTCAACAACGGCCGCGGCACCATGGCGCAGTTCAACATCCCCGAGCTCGGCGGCAGTGGGCAGTGGATGCGCGGCGGAATGACCATGGTGGGCAACATGTTCGATCACGGACTCAAGAGCCGGGTCGACGGCCTCTGCCGCGATCTGTCTGCAGTGCTGGCGCAGCATCAGGTGTACCCGCCCAGGGAGACCGGCAACAGCTCGTTCGGTGGAAACTCGTTCGGCGGCGGCTCGTGGTGGCCGTCGGATCTCGGTGCACCGAGCTCGAGCGGGGGTCAGAACGGCTCGCAGTACGCAGTGTTCCCGGGTTCTCGACGCCTCGCCGTGTTGGTCGGCGGCGAATTGGCCGTGTACGACACTCTCGATCACTCCATCGGCGGAGTCCAGCAACAGCAGGGCGGTGGACCGGGCTCGCTCGAGTTCACCAGCCAGTACGGCACGTTCACCGCCGGCAGCCTGCCTCGCGTCGACCAGCAGTCGAGCGGAACGAACTCGCAGAACCAGGCGGCACCGCAAGCCGCTCCGCAGAGCTACACGCAACCGTCCTCCTCGCAGCAGTCCTCGAACCAGACGCCTCAGAGCAACCCGTCGGGCGTGGACATCTCCGACATCACGGCTGCGATCGAGGCACTCGCAGGTCTGCACGCGAAGGGCTTCCTCACCGACGACGAGTTCTACGCCAAGAAGTCGGAGTTGCTGGGGCGCGTGTGA
- the rpmE gene encoding 50S ribosomal protein L31, with translation MKAGIHPDYTLTTVVCGCGNTFETRSTTDKERISVEVCSQCHPFYTGKQKILDTGGRVARFEARYGKRAGKKADADS, from the coding sequence ATGAAGGCAGGAATTCACCCCGACTACACACTGACGACAGTCGTCTGTGGTTGCGGCAATACTTTCGAGACCCGAAGCACCACCGACAAAGAGCGCATCAGCGTCGAGGTCTGCTCGCAGTGCCACCCCTTCTACACCGGCAAGCAGAAGATTCTCGACACCGGCGGCCGCGTCGCTCGCTTCGAGGCTCGCTACGGCAAGCGCGCCGGCAAGAAGGCCGACGCAGACAGCTAG
- a CDS encoding homoserine dehydrogenase yields the protein MTSKPIGVAVLGLGNVGSEVVRILTENAEDFEARIGAPLAIRGIAVRRVDGDRGVPAELLTDDPAELVGRDDVDIVVEVLGGIDIPRKLVLSALEKGKSVITANKALLAEYTGELADAAEKSRADLYFEAAVAGAIPVVRPLMQSLAGDRVNKVAGIVNGTTNFILSAMDETGADYAETLAEAGRLGYAEADPTADVEGYDAASKAAILASIAFHTRVTAGDVYREGISKITSDDLETAKSLDCTIKLLAICERIVTPKGKERISARVYPALVPLNHPLASVNGAFNAVVVEAEAAGRLMFYGQGAGGAPTASAVLGDLVMAARNKFYGGRGPLESKYAKLKVAPMGDILTRYYVSMQVADKPGVLATVAAEFSKRDVSISTVRQQGSGDGARLVVVTHLAADSALSDTVASLEQLDVVVNVASVLRLEGTTV from the coding sequence ATGACATCGAAGCCGATAGGCGTCGCCGTACTCGGACTCGGAAACGTCGGTAGCGAGGTCGTCCGCATCCTCACCGAGAACGCCGAGGACTTCGAGGCCAGAATCGGTGCGCCACTGGCGATTCGAGGCATCGCTGTGCGTCGAGTCGACGGCGATCGTGGAGTACCGGCCGAGCTGCTCACCGACGACCCGGCAGAACTGGTCGGCCGCGACGACGTCGACATCGTCGTCGAGGTACTCGGCGGCATCGACATTCCCCGCAAGCTGGTGCTGTCTGCTCTGGAGAAGGGCAAGTCCGTCATCACGGCCAACAAGGCCCTGCTGGCCGAGTACACCGGAGAGCTCGCCGACGCGGCCGAGAAGTCCCGTGCCGACCTGTATTTCGAGGCCGCCGTGGCCGGAGCCATTCCCGTGGTTCGTCCGCTGATGCAGTCTCTCGCGGGTGACCGCGTGAACAAGGTTGCCGGCATCGTCAACGGCACCACCAACTTCATCCTCTCCGCCATGGACGAGACCGGCGCGGACTACGCCGAAACCCTCGCCGAGGCAGGGCGTCTGGGCTACGCCGAGGCCGATCCGACCGCTGACGTCGAAGGCTACGACGCTGCATCGAAGGCTGCCATCCTGGCGTCCATCGCATTCCACACGCGGGTCACTGCCGGTGACGTCTATCGCGAGGGAATCAGCAAAATCACCTCGGACGATCTCGAAACCGCGAAATCCTTGGACTGCACCATCAAGCTGTTGGCGATCTGCGAGCGGATCGTCACGCCCAAGGGCAAGGAGCGGATCTCCGCTCGGGTCTACCCCGCGCTCGTTCCGCTGAACCACCCGTTGGCATCGGTGAACGGTGCGTTCAACGCCGTGGTCGTCGAAGCAGAGGCCGCCGGTCGCCTGATGTTCTACGGCCAAGGTGCAGGCGGTGCGCCGACCGCGTCCGCAGTACTCGGCGACCTGGTGATGGCCGCACGCAACAAGTTCTACGGCGGACGGGGCCCCCTCGAATCCAAGTACGCCAAGCTCAAGGTGGCCCCCATGGGTGACATCCTCACTCGCTACTACGTCAGCATGCAGGTCGCGGACAAGCCGGGCGTTCTCGCCACGGTGGCGGCCGAGTTCTCCAAGCGCGACGTCAGCATCTCCACGGTGCGGCAGCAGGGTTCGGGTGACGGAGCCAGGCTCGTCGTCGTCACGCACCTCGCGGCCGACTCCGCACTGTCCGACACCGTTGCATCCCTCGAGCAGCTCGACGTCGTCGTCAACGTCGCCAGCGTTCTCCGATTGGAAGGCACCACCGTATGA
- the prmC gene encoding peptide chain release factor N(5)-glutamine methyltransferase: MSRKPLRLAILEATSMLDAAGVPSPRVDAELLAAHLVGVDRCRLGLVPLVEPEVVEAYFRTVEQRAKRIPLQYITGTTSLGNIDVEVGPGVFVPRPETELLLAWALAFLENVDHHPPVILDLCTGSGALALAIANARPDAVVHAVELDPSALAWARRNADLRSGHGDTPITLHHGDVTARDLLTELDGAVDMIVANPPYIPEGADLDPEVIDHDPHMALFGGADGLSVIEPMIGNIARWLRIGGGVAIEHDDSNGSEVAVLLSRRRVFTEVTAHPDLAGRPRFVVAARAHSAPA; encoded by the coding sequence GTGAGTCGCAAGCCGCTACGTCTGGCCATCCTCGAAGCAACGTCGATGCTCGATGCTGCCGGTGTGCCGAGCCCACGGGTCGATGCGGAGCTGCTCGCCGCACACCTCGTCGGCGTGGATCGCTGCCGTCTCGGTCTGGTTCCTCTCGTCGAACCCGAGGTTGTCGAGGCGTACTTCCGCACCGTCGAGCAACGCGCGAAACGCATTCCGCTGCAATACATCACGGGAACGACCTCGCTGGGCAACATCGACGTCGAAGTAGGACCGGGTGTGTTCGTGCCTCGGCCGGAAACCGAATTGTTGTTGGCCTGGGCTCTGGCGTTCCTCGAGAATGTCGACCACCATCCGCCGGTGATTCTCGATCTGTGTACGGGCTCGGGCGCATTGGCACTGGCGATCGCCAACGCTCGGCCCGACGCCGTCGTCCATGCCGTCGAACTCGACCCGTCTGCATTGGCGTGGGCCCGGCGCAATGCCGATCTGCGTAGCGGCCACGGCGACACCCCGATCACACTGCACCACGGCGACGTCACGGCCCGAGATCTGTTGACCGAACTCGACGGTGCAGTCGACATGATCGTCGCCAACCCGCCCTACATCCCGGAGGGGGCAGACCTGGACCCCGAGGTGATCGATCACGACCCGCACATGGCGCTGTTCGGCGGTGCGGACGGACTGTCGGTCATCGAACCGATGATCGGCAACATCGCCCGCTGGCTTCGGATCGGCGGCGGCGTCGCGATCGAACACGACGATTCCAATGGCAGCGAGGTTGCGGTTCTGCTGTCCAGGCGACGAGTGTTCACCGAGGTCACCGCGCATCCGGATCTGGCGGGTAGACCACGGTTCGTCGTCGCCGCACGGGCACACTCGGCCCCGGCCTGA